TGGAACGTCCACACCAGATGTGTTGGCACACATTTTCAGCATTAATCCCAGTGGGCTGGATACCccgttgtgtttttgtgtgtgtccaccttccCTATGATGGACCTCAGGGCCGGCCGGGGTCACGGGGTTACCGTGGCCCTTACGCCGGCTGCTATGTGAAAGCAGGCACGTGCGTCCTCATGCTAATAAgtccctctctctcacccactcCCACTTTCCAGTCGATGTGTGCGGACTGTCCTGCAGCCAGCTGATTAATGGCCGAGCCTGATGTGATCTGGATTTGTTTCATAAAGCGCAACCTTGAATGTGAATTCAAGGTCCCAGAGCAGAAGGTGTACGTTACGCTGCTTCGTTTGAGCTTTTTCTTCTAAGTCGGCCTGCAAAAGCCGCTAATCACTTTTTAGATGATTATTTTACGGCACGCTCGTTGCATCATGTCATCGATTTAGCGTTGCTCCTGTGTCGTCATCAAACTGTCGGCTTAAAATGATCAAAACTGACGCAGAAATATTGTCCTACAACACCCACAAAGCGACGAGGCCGCTCTCACAGAACGTATTATATCAGCTCAAAGCAGAGGCGAGGGAGTGTCTGCGTCTGTTTAAAATCTCATCGCTAGCTGCAGGAGGGTGGATCCGCGCTCCAACCGTTAGTAACGGCgtcctcctttttttaaaaggagAGGGAACTGAACACAACGCCGGTTCATTCCTGTGGTCAAAGCGATCTTCTAGCCATCTGTCAGGATTTCAAGAATTAGATGGAGGAAAAATAGAGGGAAAAAGGTCAGAGGTTACAGTTTATTTTGTGCTCATTATTCACGGCTGGGATGATGAACGTTGGCTCTGCAGGATTTTTCGTAGCTAAAAGACTCGACGCACGTTAAAAGCAAAAGGCGGCTCGAGGTCATGTCagctgtttgcttgtgtgtgtgtgtgtgtgtgtgtgtgtgcgtgtttcatTGCTTTATCTGTGTGCACTTTGCTGACATGGCAACGAGAGTTTCCACGTACAAATGTCTTGTGTTGTCATACAGTGATCAGATTGTGTTTCTAAGAGGCACTGGAGGCCGTTTGGAGGCCTGAGCTGAACGAGTCCTCCTCTCACTGACCGTTGAGCGGCCTTCAGGGAATCCTCTCAAGACGATGCACTCGGTAACATTCCCTCTGTCTCTTGTTTCCTCAAAGGCCGACCGCAGCGGCAGCGATGTCAACATCCTCAGCATCCCGGTGCTTATTCGCCGCGGCGGCTCAGAGTCCAACCTGGACGTGGTGGACAGTCTTGGCCTGGACCTGGATTTCACCAAAGGAGCGCTGGGCATCGACAGCCTGCAGCAGAAGATCCTCAAGGTCAGAGCGGATGCGAGCCGCCTCGTGTGTTCCGCGGTATTTGACTTGCAAAGGGGCGGGGCTCGCACGCAATGATTCTCGGTTTGAGATACGACCAGGTAGCTGGTTCCGGTTCAGAGTTCAACTGTGGTAATGCAGATGCATGCCGATTGGATGAGCTTATTAAATCAATTTGTTGTTTAATAAGAAACTTGATTCCGCCTCATCTCCTTCACAGCCCTTGTTGTCTCGTATTACAAATGTCTTCCGAGAGTGGAATTATTTCCCACCTTAGGAAGATAAGGTATCGGCGCAATATTCTTTGATCACTCTCAGGCGATTCATTGTCTTATTCTCATTTGAGAAAGCAAATTTATGTCCGCAATTTAACACAAATAGAGAGACTATGACAAATTATGGCTCTCGGGTGCTAACGGGTTCCAAGCAGAAGCTCCAAGActttcttctccctcttcttttGCCTGCAGGTGACGGAGCAGATAAAGGTCGAACAGACCGCTCGGGACCAGAACGTGGCCGAGTACCTGAAGCTGGTGAACAACGCCGACAAGCAGCAGGTGACGCGGATACGCCAGGTGTTCGAGAAGAAGAACCAGAAGTCGGCGCACAGCATCGACCGGCTGCAGCGGAAGCTGGAGCAGTACCACCGCCGCGTGAAAGAAAGCGAGGCCAACGGGAAGCAGAGCCAGAAGGACGGCGCCGGCAAGGAGTCTGAGGGTCACAGCAAGGAGGGCAGCCTGCGGGACGTCAGCGCCGCCGGGCGCCACCCTGCGCTCGACAAGGTGAAGACGATCGGACCCGGCGTGTCGCTGTCGCCGCCGTTTTTCTTCAACAAGTCGCGGGAGTTCGCCAACATCATCAGGAATAGGTTTGGCAGCGCAGACAACATAGCCCACCTCAAGAGCTCCATGGAGGCGGGGTCGGGGCTGCATGTGGACggtggggggaggggtctgAGCGGGAGCGCCAACACCGTATCCAAGGCGACCAAGTACCAGAGCGACGACGAGTGCTCGACGGGGACGTCTGCGTCCGCCGACTCCAACGGGAACATGGCCGGCGGCCCGGGGAGGGCGGACCCCAGTGGGCGTCTGGGGGAGGTGCTGGACATGGTGCGGGACATCAGGGAGGCTCAGTCGCAGATGGCCGAGGATATGGACACTCTGAGTTCACAGTTCAAACGAGACTACAGCTACTTCACACGAATGATGCAGGAGGAGCGATACCGGTGGGTACGGCATCGGGaagcgtgtggggggggggggggaagccatCTTCTGTGAAACCTTCCCAGTTTCTGTCatctgattttaaataaaaacggTTTAGTCGTTCATCCTCATGAAATCAGTCCTTTTCTCAGACTTGACTAATGTCTTCCAAACCCCACAGAATATGTTGAACTGTTTTCACCAGCTGAGTTAATTCAGATTAAAGAGCTGCAGGACAGGAAATCACGTTTATTTTTCTTCGGACTTGTCTTGCAACAAGCTTCAAGTATCGAATCCTTTAATCGCCCATCAAACAGACCATCCAGACGGAAAGCTGTACGGAtctgtgagggaggggggttCTTTCAGATCATCTGTTTCTCGCTGTGGTCGGTTCTTACTCCTACTCTCCCTCTTTGCTTGTCAGGTATGAGCGGTTGGAGGACCAGCTGAACGACCTGACGGAGCTCCACCAGCATGAGACCGGCAATCTGAAGCAGGATCTGGCCAGCATCGAGGAGAAGGTGGCCTACCAGGCCTACGAGAGGGCCAGGGACATACAGGTGAAGTGTTATCTGTAAAGTAGGGCTTATATAACACACTAGACACGCACGTTTAGCCTCTAATTCAGCTTTGAAAGTAATTTATTCAGGACGGCAAATTAAAATTTCTTGATTTCTAATTGTGAAGATTTGCGGAGTCTCAATTTGTCTTTACGTAAGTAAAGTGTTGTTTcagacgctcctcctcctggataTAAAGgtatgacttttatttttatttttttgtgccgCTGGAGACAGTTGAAGCAGTTTCCCCGCCCCTGATATGATTCGTAACTCACAGCTGAAGTATCACAAAAGTTCAGCTGTGGCAGAAATGATCTGCTGTTTGGGTAGGAGGAAGCGGAACATGACAGAAGTCAAGTAGGAATGCCTGAAGGACGTTTCTGTAAGAATTAGTCACAGACCGCAGAGCTTAGAATGAAAGTAGGAGTAGTTGAGTTCTGCAGAAATGGAGCAACGTTCAGATTCTGGGTCAGTTTCAATATTTCAGATCAATAATTAATGGAAATAATTGTAAATGTATCGCAAATTATACATGTATTATTTTCCTACTGGTAGCACAATGCCTGTTATTTCCTAGCTGGTTTAGCGTTGGCTGCTGACTGCAAAAATTAGGACATCTGCCCAGTGGAAGTAtagaaatattcaaaataaaccaataaatgCGATTAAAATGAAATCCCATGAATGCAATCTGAACAGCAgcaatgctaagctaactctCAGGAGCACgatcccaaaaaaaaagagatggtcATTTTGGCCCTTCCTGCAATCCACTCCACCAGAACAGGGCAAAGAGGCCAGAGTGACAAGTTAGGATGCGCTTGTTCAAAAAGAGGCCTGATCAAGCATATAACGATCTAAACACCTGCTGGCTTTGTCATCAGTTATTTTAGTTTCACTGGCCTTCCCTAAtgactcctgtgtgtgtgtgtgtgtgtgtgtgtgtgtgtgtgtgcgtgtttgcaggAGGTCTTGGAGTCATGCCAGACGCGCGTGTCTAAgcttgagctgcagcagcagcagcagcagacggtTCAGTTGGAAAACACAGACGCCAAGGTGCTGCTGGGGAAGTGCATCAACATCATGCTGGCCATCGTCACCGTGATCTTGGTCTGTGTTTCCACGGCAGCCAAGTTCGCCGCCCCGTTGCTGCGGAGCCGGGTCCACCTGGCGCTCACCTGTGTGGGCGTGTCCCTGTTGGCATTGATGTGGAAGAACTGGGAGCATTTGCAGTGTGCTTTGGAGCGATTGATCCTCCCGCACTGAAGCTAAGAGACTTTTGGTTGGCCCTGGGGTCCacaaacactgtgtgtgtgtgtgtgtgtgtgtgtgtgtcgcggGGGGGTGTTTACATGTAGCTTtacaccagcccccccccccccccccagttttttTTGGCGCCGTGGAAACTTGATTTATGGCTTCCGGCATGTCTAAAAAAGAGTCCTCGCAAATCCACAAGcctttcccagaatgcattgccaCAGACGGAAGCTGACCACAGCTGTGATAACCCTCTCCAGAATGCTGGTGCCGACGTACAAGCACTGCCCATAGTAGTATCACTACAGTCCCCAAAGCATCGGAGCGGTCACAGACGATCAAGCTGCGATCGATCGATCGAATGATCCGTCACATCAATAGATTCTGAGGAAACTGAAATCTAAATACAGACGAGTTGGTTTTAGTGGGCCGTGGAAATCGGGCTATTATTTTCTGCCCTTAAAGGGAAGTATCGCGGTCAGAGCGCCACCTCGCTCCTCCGAACAAACACTCTGTGGCAACACAAAGACACCTGAAGGCTGACGCGTACAGGTGTGTCCGTCCCTTTAAATGTCCTGTCCTTTGACATCTTGACGTTTTTTGAAGCTGTTGTTTAAATCTGTGCGTTCCTGTGCTTTACACCTGCTTGTGTGCGTCTGTGGTTGTACGTCCTTAAAGACATCATTTCACATTTCGTGAAAGTGTATCTCTTGGTTCAGAGACGATTAGAGAACCATGTCTGAAACCAGAACCAGGAAACGAGAAGACTGGCCAAAATCCATTGACCCGGGACCAAATAAGATATTAAATTAACACTGTCGACATGAATTCATCGTTATTGTTTTGTAGGAAAATGTGACGTAAAGGAAGAGCCAGACTTTCTATTGATCCCTTACAGACATGGCAGCGATATCAACCTTCTAATTttaagttaagttaagttaagAAAGCTTTGCAGGAGATATTTCAGAGGCTCCAGCATCATGTAAACTGTTTCGTGCGGTTTTTTTTGGGGTCGCTTCTCGCTGGGAAAAGGCGCACGTGATCTGTGAGTTTGACGTGCTTGACGTGTTTCCAAAGACTTGCAGCTCTAGTCGGACACCAGGTAGCATGTGAACTGTGAAAGCTCTAAACGTGAGCATGCTTTGACTCGTACGTCATTATTTTACTgacttatttttatatatataatatataatatatgtataaGGTGAGCAGATCAAAAGAATGTGTGAAGCCTTTGGTTCCGCTCGGAAGGGAAGGGCAGAGCTGCAACGGCTCAGAGTCCTGACTTGAAAGGATTCCCACCTGTCGAAGCTCGTTCTAAAAGCCCGGCGAGACCGCGGGCGATCGCTGCTACTAACGTTTGAATCGCTCCTTCAGTGATTCCTTTCTGCCTTTCCACGCCTTTTCCCAAACTAGCAGGGAGAGCTCtgctctgcttcttttttttttttttttaaagcttggtAAATCCTTAATGACTCTGACGATGAAGATTTTAGTTTTACTTGAAGTAAGTCTGCTCTTGCACTAAACTTCTGAAAGTCAGCAGCGAGCTccgtcgcccccccccactTAAGGAATGCAGCATTCTACAGGGGGGGGCTGATCATTGTAGCTccatgctccccccccccctatcctgTATCACTGTGATGAAAGGGATGAAATGGAACTGATGCCTTTTCAATGCAGATTATTTCTTCtgtgtaactttttttttgtttgtttaaaaaaaaacaaatattgacatttttaaGGCACCGTAgccttttttaaatcaagttactattttgttttcttaatattggtctttgatgtttgtttgtttttttccatattGGCTCAAACTCTGTCTGTGTGCTTCTCAGGAGAGACAAAGCAGCTCCTCTCCAAAGCTGATTGTGTAACACGTAATGTACATTTTCACTTGTTTTTCAactgagaaaataaatcattgtttTTCTAAGATTCTTCCTTCTTTTTAACATCTCATTCATTACACATTGTCCGTCTGTCAGACTGTGTGATGTGAGATCAAAGATCAAACCACTCTGCTCGAAGCAAAAAGGAGTTCATACAGGAATCGGTTGTAAATTATTTCGATACCGCCAGCTGCTGAGCTCGATATGGTTGAAAAGGAAAACCTCTGAAACGTGTTTGTTGTAGTATTACAAATAATATTACAGATATTTACTATTACAGAAACTCTAAAAGTTATGTATCTGTGTTTTGCTCATGTAAATTTTAGGGATCCTTAAACAGCCCAATCCAATTGCCTCTCTCCAATAGCTGTTGAAAAGACATATTATTGACCGTTAAATCAAATATTAGTAAACCCTCTCTTCTTATTGTACTTTGAAACAAagtttcaattttttttaaaacacaagtAGTGgcgtaaacatttattttatacttGTTTATCTCTTTATGCTACTTtatacttctttttttaaagatttgtgGAATTAATGTCACACTACAGGACCAATTATGAAATGAGCCTTTATTAGATTTGATAGCCAATCAAAACATAACAAACACTATCACAGCTGTTTATTGGATAATACATAATTCACACAGGTTAGCTGGCCTCATTCATTATTCAGGTGGTGCGTTTCTGCCAGCGTTTTCTTCAAAACACACGGCACTCCCAGGCATTTGGCCAGGTTTGGTTCAAACACACTGAGATTTCCTGTTTATTCAGCGCATGCCACAGAATGAAACAAGCAATCCACTGCCACCTAGCGGTCAATCAAGAGCAATGCGTCCAAAATTCTGCAACAGCTGTAACATTTCACTGATTTTAAATACAGTACTGTGTTAGTGTTAATAGTAGACGCCGATTGACATTTAAATACTGTCATTATACCAAAgcagataaaagaaaatgtttttgcaaaATTACTTCATAATACACGACGAAAAAAAAGACCAACAGTGAGAACAGAAAGGAATGATATACTGTACGCGCTAGCTATCGTGTTAAATTCATAGCATGCACAACTGAAATATGCTGCTATTGCAATGTAGATAAGTTTCATAGTTTTTGTCCATTTCTTcctatataaaatataaaatattgatgGGTTATTTTTAGAGGTGTCATGTAATGCTCCTCATTAACAAATCCTATTTAACAATGTTATCTCCGTTTAGCCctgtatttttacattattattatcattattatttatggtCCGTGTGTGGTGTATCTTTTGTGTTCGTTTCAGAAacggatatatatatatatataaacgagtagttgtttgatttttttttttttatgtttcagatTTCAGCAACCAAAATTGAAAACAAAGTGTTTCTTTATAAAACGAAACATAAATAAggacttgtttttttattacgaAACTCGGATTAGCAAAAGACACGCGGACCCAAAGTCGCGTCGGCGTTGGATGACGTGCCTTGTTTCATCCACAACGCAAGGTGGCAGCAGCGAGCGGCGAGCTATTTTGGCGCAAAACGGAAATTGTCATAACTGTCTTCTTATGACGTTTAACTTTGCTGCGGGAAGATTGCGTTTGTACTGAAATAGAAACACTTTGGGTTACACGTGTTCGTTTTCAGTTGTGAtatacgtaaaaaaaaataacgtaACAAATTTCTATTGTTGTTGGCGGCTTCAAGAGTAACGCGCGAAGAAGTCGCCCAGGATGTTTACTATTGTTTTAGCGCGTGTTAGCACATAAACCTGCTAGGACCGCTAGCGCCACTTAGCTTGAGCTATTTCCATGGATGTGGTTGAATTAATTCATTTCGGGTTATTGTAAGATTTGGATATTAGTACCTGGACGAACCCCAATTTTAAATGGATGAACACAAGGAGAACTCAAATGCCAAAGACGTCAATGTGAAGATGTCTAGTtcaaaagaagaggaagatgaagatgaagaggtaTGTGTAACAATAGGCTTTTACTTCGATATTATTAAAGATGCTCGTACGAGATGTTTGGGAGGCATAGAATGTtccctggaccccccccccccccaaaaaaaacaataaacaaagcCACTATTACAGTTTTCATTTGATCTGCTCATACTCATGATCTCTGTTTAAACACTCCATGTGCTGCACTCTATTATTTAATGACTGACATTCATTCCTCTTCAGACAAAGCCTGAGAGCAGAATTCGTGCTGCTGCAGAATCGGATCCTccggcgtctcctcctccgtcgaACGGTGACTTCAGTCATCCGGTCTACAAAGAGATCGCTTTGGCTAACGGACACATCAACCGCATGTCCAAGCTGGAGCTCCGGAGCAAGCTGTCCCAGCTGCAGCTCGACGCGGGGTAACGGAACCACGAGTTCTGCCTTTTTCTGCATAAAtcagacacaaaacaaacattccTCTCCGTTTGTAAATgttacttaattgttttgattgtttttttccatgacTAGTATCCCAACAGATaacagttgtattatgggggtggcatttaataagttttcttcttcccactccttttcaagcactacaTAACGTATTACTTGCTATTCTTGTGTATttattgggtttttgtttctttggtcgacatatggtttcttgtacacgaaaaggtattatttattttatttttcattttttattctgcttgaaacaaacaaataatcagtttatttaaaatgaggaaatgctgaacttttttttcctttttctttgtatttaaagAGGTGTAAAggatgtgatgaagaggaggctgaaGAACCACTATAAGaagcagaagctgctgcaggccgCGACAGAAGGAGGCTCCACCGACACCTACTACGACTACATCTGCGTGGTGGACTTTGAAGCGACGTGCGAGGAGGACAACCCTCCCGACTTCCAACATGAGATCATCGAGTTCCCCATCGTCCTGATCGACACGCACACCTTGGAAATCGTAAGCGACTTTGCAGgcgtttgctttttttttttcgcctGCCAGCCCCGGGTTTTGTCTCGAAGGTGTTCCTATTTGTTTGCAGGTGGACACCTTTCAGGAATATGTGAAGCCAGAGATCAACCCGCGGCTTTCAGTCTTTTGTGTCGAGTTGACGGGGATCACGCAGGTTGGTTGGCAGACGATCGTTTTCTGGAGGATCAGGAATTTTtgtgaaccaaaaaaaaaacaaaaatgttttggtTGGGCAGAAAATGGTCGATGAAGCAGATTTGTTTCCGGTGGTCCTCGAGAGGGTCGTCTCTTGGCTTCGTGAGAGGGAGCTCGGAACGAAGTACAAATACGCTTTTCTGACTGATGGGTAGGTGCCGTTTCTCTTGCCTGTGGAAGTGGATTTCATCTCTTGTGCTAGTGAGATTTACATttggaatttttattttatttttttttatcttcaggGCTTGGGATATGAGCAAGTTCCTAAACATCCAGTGCCAGATCAGCCGGATCGCGTATCCCCTGTTCGCAAAGAAGTGGATAAACATAAAGAAATCGTACGGAAACTTCTACAAGGTTTgagtttttaatcattttaagaCGAGGGGCTTGatttacatgtattttttttttttttacagttcttcttcttccagtaTGACTCTGTGTATGAGTATTGTCTTTGTGGTAAAATAGTCcgttattatttttaacaaattgCTGACATTTGTTATGTTAATCGGACTGACAGCCTCGGGACACTGTAATAACGAAGAGGTTTACGCTTTACAATGATGAGGATGGAAAAACCGTCCGAAATGTTTCTGCAGTAAGTTCCagctctcctctcttcctccaggtCACCCGCACACAGACGAAGCTGAGCACCATGCTGGAGAAGCTGGGCCTGACCTACGAGGGCCGGCCCCACTGCGGCCTGGATGACTCGCGCAACATCGGCAGGATCGCCGTGCGCATGCTGCAGGACGGGTGCCAGCTGCGCGTCAACGAGCGCATATACGGCGGGCAGCTGCTGTCCGTTCCCAGCTCCGCTCCCATCGAAGGAGCCCCCGCACCTCGTAACCCCCGCAGCAAGGACTAGGCCGAGAACTGGCGCCACAGCAGTCTCCACTTTTTACCTTTTCACACTCTGCGTTTTGTTGTTAAAGCCGTAATTTGTGAAAGATACTTCCGGCTGACTCGTAAATGGAGGCAAAAGTTTTCATTCACATAAGAAGCGTgggtttctgccccccccaccgacTGAGCAGAGATCCTTCCATTGTGTTGGAAGATGCTTTTCAATAGCTTCAGTAACGAACCTCCGTCGTTTTGCTTCATCGAGCCTCTAATAGCCATCGAATAATTGCTTTGACCCATGATCCGGTGACTTAGTTTTGTGTTGTGTCCAGAATATAAATCTGCAAATCACAAGATAATTTTATGGCCCTACAGTATTTATCTTTACATCAATAACATTATCAGGTTTGGGTTTCTAAATCTCATACCTACCTAACTGTAATATCCACAGGAATGTCGCCGCTGCTGTTGTCAAGGTTCTACATAATAAATCTAAACGTCACTGTTGTGGTGAGAAACAGTCCCGTAGACTCAAATGTTCTGTGGCTCCATTAGTAAGGAGAATAGCTCACATAGGAGTCTGACAAACCAGCTGAACAAGTACTACTGCAAAATAACCCTTTTGTATTTTTGCTTCAATGTtgaattgattttatttctttgaggATCGTCTATTTTGACATGAACTATTCtgaatgccaaataaaatatttcttaGATCTTGTTTCTCATcttcttactttttttttttttttacattttgatgatttctttttttattttggttgtcagattgagacaaaaaaattaataaatacaacttaaacaaaactaaacatacattacaaccaaaaaaggaataggcagaagcaatgctttttGAAGCCTATCCTATTTTCCTATTTCACAACAGCTATAGAGCTCTGGGCGGTGATTATTCAAGAGGTGCTGAGTCATGTTTAAGCGCATTAAACATGGATAAAGCTAGCAGGACAGAGCTGTGATAAGATGTTACTGACTTCTGCATTCAGAAATACGATTGATCCTTATTCACATTTCAGTCAGGTTCAATGGCAGCTTATAAATGTTGATTCTCCATGTAATAGTGAAAACCTGgaagatgaaatgaaaataaaagcgaagCTTTATAATCTTACAAAGAAAATAAGACCATATGGATGCTTCAGTAATTGTccaatcagatttatttatttgccacATAAAAATAGTTTTTAGGTCCAGATAGAGATTCGTATCTTTGTGCAATTTCAGTAAACGTCTACAAAAATGTTCATATATTTTCATGTCAAATGCTTAAATTATAGGTGAATAATTTCTTTGTAGTTTCTAGCGTTGAGGCCACTTTGACTTTCGTGGTTTCCTTTGATATTCATTCAGTACTTTAATGGTTTTTGACAACTTTACAAATACTTCTTGTCATATATGGGTGGGCGTTAACTTGTCTCCCACACTATTGAAAAACTTTGGTCAACGACAGTGTAAAATACTTCACAGGGGTTCGGTCCTGACAGCCGTAAAATACTCGAGGAAGCTCTCATGAAGCTCTGATAACACTCGCCCCCCCATTAAAACCCCGGCCGGCTCCCTCTAGGACGGCGTGACGCCTTTGCCATCACAGACAGGTGCTGTACAGCGTCACTTTGTAGCTGATCTCATCCAGGATCCGGCGGACCTTTTGCTCCAGCTCGGCCAGCTCTGCAGCTTTGGACTCAAGGATTTGCTGGTTCGACTCGTACGACCTCTCcaactctgcaaaaaaaaaacagaaactcagGGAGTGATGTTTGACAGATGatgaattttcacatttatcttGCTTCATTCGTTAGAAcgtcaacaaaaaaaaaaaacatgaatattttaGCCTCACCCCCGAGTCGCTGCAgcttgctgctgctctgggcgAGCAGCTCTTTGGCCTCCTGCTGCAGTTCATCCGCTCTCCTCCTCGCCTGCAGCACCACTTCCCCTTTATCCTCCACCAAGTCCTCCGCCTCCTCGAATTTATCTTTCACTTCTACATCAAACTCCTTCGCAGAAAGCAAAGCGTCACTGTCGATGAAAGCATTTCTCCAAAAGGGGCAAGCCTGCGTAAGCGGCgcctgtttgatgtttgacagACCTGCCGAGCCTCCTCTGCGTTCAGTCTGGCTTGGTCGGTGATCCAGTCGGCTGTGTCCGCCACGCGGCTCACCTCCAGGTTGTTCTGTCTCAGCAGCCCGACCTCCCTCTCCAGCTGAACCAGGCGGCCCGTGGTGTTGCTGAGCTTCTGTTCCGAGGTGGCCGTTTCCGATTCCACCTGATCGTAATTTAAAACC
This portion of the Brachionichthys hirsutus isolate HB-005 chromosome 22, CSIRO-AGI_Bhir_v1, whole genome shotgun sequence genome encodes:
- the eri1 gene encoding 3'-5' exoribonuclease 1, which produces MDEHKENSNAKDVNVKMSSSKEEEDEDEETKPESRIRAAAESDPPASPPPSNGDFSHPVYKEIALANGHINRMSKLELRSKLSQLQLDAGGVKDVMKRRLKNHYKKQKLLQAATEGGSTDTYYDYICVVDFEATCEEDNPPDFQHEIIEFPIVLIDTHTLEIVDTFQEYVKPEINPRLSVFCVELTGITQKMVDEADLFPVVLERVVSWLRERELGTKYKYAFLTDGAWDMSKFLNIQCQISRIAYPLFAKKWINIKKSYGNFYKVTRTQTKLSTMLEKLGLTYEGRPHCGLDDSRNIGRIAVRMLQDGCQLRVNERIYGGQLLSVPSSAPIEGAPAPRNPRSKD
- the tmcc3 gene encoding transmembrane and coiled-coil domain protein 3 encodes the protein MHSVTFPLSLVSSKADRSGSDVNILSIPVLIRRGGSESNLDVVDSLGLDLDFTKGALGIDSLQQKILKVTEQIKVEQTARDQNVAEYLKLVNNADKQQVTRIRQVFEKKNQKSAHSIDRLQRKLEQYHRRVKESEANGKQSQKDGAGKESEGHSKEGSLRDVSAAGRHPALDKVKTIGPGVSLSPPFFFNKSREFANIIRNRFGSADNIAHLKSSMEAGSGLHVDGGGRGLSGSANTVSKATKYQSDDECSTGTSASADSNGNMAGGPGRADPSGRLGEVLDMVRDIREAQSQMAEDMDTLSSQFKRDYSYFTRMMQEERYRYERLEDQLNDLTELHQHETGNLKQDLASIEEKVAYQAYERARDIQEVLESCQTRVSKLELQQQQQQTVQLENTDAKVLLGKCINIMLAIVTVILVCVSTAAKFAAPLLRSRVHLALTCVGVSLLALMWKNWEHLQCALERLILPH